From the Nodularia sphaerocarpa UHCC 0038 genome, the window TAATGAATAGCAAATAGTCTGCCACCTGCGTCAATTCTTCGGTATTCTTTAAGAATTGATGTCAGGGGATCATTTTCGTGTAATCCGGCGATAAAATAATGCCAGTTACCTTGATAGCGATCGCGATATAATTGCCGCAGTAAGGCGCGAAATATCTCCGGGCTATTGTCTGCGAGCGCCACAAATGCTAAATAGAAATAAGGAACCATCGCACCGGGGGACGGTAAAGGTTTCAGTGGTGTAACTTGGGAAAGTAAATTGTAGAAAAAACGCATCCTCGCAAATTGGTGACTATAGCCTTCTATATGAGTTTGGCGGAATGTTTGTTGTTCCCAAGCGGCGAGAGTTCCCACTAACTCATTATTACGAATTGCTAAATAAAAATCTTCGGCTTTGAGTCCCCGCAGTCTGTTACTGTGAAAATCAGCAAGATCATAGTGAGGTGCAAATTGTTTTTGCGATCGCCATTTCTGTACAAAAGCTAAAATCTCAGGTAAAATCTCTGGTTTTCCTCGTTGAAAACTTATCCCCGCCATTTTAATTTCCGGCTTTGGTAAATCTAGATGTATTGCTGGGGAATAAATGCGCCCCATATCGTGATATTGCGGTAAACCAGCCCGCCCACCTGTGAGATTTTTGATAGCTTGTACATTTTCTTCTAAAATAAGAGAAAAATATAAAGAAACGGGATTTTCTTGATGCAAATTTTGAAAATATTTGTATCCCCTTGCTAACAGAGTTCCTCGGCGATAATCTGGGTTTACACGTAAGTCTGCTAAATATCCCAGTTTGTCTAATTCACCATTAATAAATGCGCGATTAATTAGGCGACTACCTAAACCAATAATCTCACCAGTTCGATCATCAGTACATTTAATAACTTGGATTTTTTCACCCTGAACTTGACAACCAGCAAAATAACTTGGTTCACGGCGAAAGCTAACAGAAATATTACCTTCCATTCTATCAAGCGCCATTCTTTGACGGAGTGCAGCATCATCATCTGCGGTGGCGAGGGCGAATTTAAATTGACTCATTGAGATATAATATTGTGTGAATTTAATGATAAAATTAATCTTGAATAATTAGCTTATTTTAATACTTTTGTGAAACGCGACACCATTTATTATCAAATTTTTAAACGCTTTCCGGCTTTAATCTTTGAACTCATTGATTACAGCACTGAACAGGCACAAAATTATCGATTTGAGTCTGTGGAAGTGAAAGAAACTGCCTTTCGTATTGATGGAGTCTTTTTACCCCCGGAGGATGCAAAACCAAGAGTTATTTTATTTGCAGAAGTGCAATTTCAGAGAGATGAAACTTTGTATCATCGTTTCTTTACTGAGTCGCTGATGTATTTGAACCGGAATCAGTCTCAATATGATGACTGGTACTGTGTGGTAATATTTCCATCACGCAGTTTGGAACCCAGCGATACTAGAACCCATAGAATGTTTTTAAGTAGCAACCAAGTACAGCGAATTTATCTGGATGAGTTAGCTACTCCCAATCAGCAGTCAATTGGTATCAATTTAATGCAGTTGACAATTGCCTCAGAGAAAGGGATGGCAGAACAAGCCAAACAATTAATGGAACGGTTACAATTAGAGTCAAGGGACACACTGCTAAAAAACGAAATCATAGATATTATTACCACAATTGCAGTTTATAAGTTTTCTTCATTGAGTAGAGAGGAAGTGGAAGCCATGCTAGGATTGACTTTAGAGCAAACAAGAGTTTATCAGGAAGCGAAAGCTGAGGGTAGAGAAGAAGTATTGAAAGCAGCAGTACCTCTGTTACTAAAAACAGGAATGAGTATAGAACAAATTGCTCAACAACTCAATGTTGATGTAGAAACTGTCCGAATTGCTGCACAAGAAAATATTGAGAAGTGAAAACAGTATTACAATTGTACTGGTTTTATCGACCGCGATCGCGTTCTAAATCATCAATCACTTTTTGCAAATACCACTCATCTGACATCCCCGGATTATATTCTTGTTGTTGATCAATTAATCGTTGGGCGATTTCCCAATATCCCCCCACCATCCGTAAAAGTTTCTGACGCAGCAAACTATAGTTTTGCTGTTTTGATTCTGGGGTAGATGTTTGGATATTTTTCAAGCTATTTAATACTTGATGGTAATTTACCCAATCTTCTTTTTCACAAAAAATCCTCGCTGCTTGCTGATAATCTGCAACAGCATTTTGCATTTCTTCTAAACAAGTATAGGCAATACCACGATTGTAGTAAGCTTGAGGATCATCAGGATTAATTTGTAATGCTTGGCTGTAATCTTGAATCGCATCCAAATAATTTCCAGATTTCCGATAGGCGTTACCTCTGGCGGTATATACTAAGGCATCCTGGGGTTGAATTTTGATGGCTTGATTAAAATCGGCGATCGCACCTTGATTATCGCCCAAAAGTGACCGGGCTTTACCACGATTGCGATAAACAACCACATCTGTAAAATTCAGAGATAATGCTTGATTAAAATCTGCGATCGCATCTTGATATTTTCCCATTTTGCAGTGGATTACCCCACGACAGCAATAAGCTTGGGCATCTTGCGGATCAGCTTGTAATATCCAGTTTACATCAGCGATCGCCTCACGGGTATTTCCTTTTTCTGCCTTTTCTAATAACTGGGTAAAATATGCACTTGTCGATAAGATCGGCGCATTAGTAGAAATACTTGACTGGAGAACAGGTTTTTGTTTTGGTTGTAACTGTGTAATATTTTCCATACACAGACGACAATTAGCAGCGTCTTTTTGTGCTAAATATAATTCTGCCGCTTTTTTAAAATTAGCGATCGCATCTGTAATAAATCCCTGTTTCCGCCGGATTATCCCCCGCAGATTGTAAGCAGGCGCATAATTGAGGTTGAGGCGAATTGCATTGTCCACATCATTCAAAGCCCCCGGT encodes:
- a CDS encoding Rpn family recombination-promoting nuclease/putative transposase — protein: MKRDTIYYQIFKRFPALIFELIDYSTEQAQNYRFESVEVKETAFRIDGVFLPPEDAKPRVILFAEVQFQRDETLYHRFFTESLMYLNRNQSQYDDWYCVVIFPSRSLEPSDTRTHRMFLSSNQVQRIYLDELATPNQQSIGINLMQLTIASEKGMAEQAKQLMERLQLESRDTLLKNEIIDIITTIAVYKFSSLSREEVEAMLGLTLEQTRVYQEAKAEGREEVLKAAVPLLLKTGMSIEQIAQQLNVDVETVRIAAQENIEK
- a CDS encoding tetratricopeptide repeat protein, yielding MSDEFYNQGLKKAKEKDYAGAIEEFSNSLQLTPYFADAFLQRGLAYYHSGAIHKAVSDYTEAVRLNPGSMEAYYCRGLARVELKNLPGALNDVDNAIRLNLNYAPAYNLRGIIRRKQGFITDAIANFKKAAELYLAQKDAANCRLCMENITQLQPKQKPVLQSSISTNAPILSTSAYFTQLLEKAEKGNTREAIADVNWILQADPQDAQAYCCRGVIHCKMGKYQDAIADFNQALSLNFTDVVVYRNRGKARSLLGDNQGAIADFNQAIKIQPQDALVYTARGNAYRKSGNYLDAIQDYSQALQINPDDPQAYYNRGIAYTCLEEMQNAVADYQQAARIFCEKEDWVNYHQVLNSLKNIQTSTPESKQQNYSLLRQKLLRMVGGYWEIAQRLIDQQQEYNPGMSDEWYLQKVIDDLERDRGR